The genomic window TATGGAACACGTGCATCCGGCTGGCTTCGATCATCGACAGTCCGGCGAAATTGGAGCCGCCTTTGTAGATGTGGTAAAAATCCGGCAGCACACACGCATCGGGATGTCCGGCTTCGCTGGCCACATAAGCCAGTTCTCCGAGGCGGCTGAGCGTGGGTGAAAAGCCCCATAGCTCCAGCTGCGGCACCACGCCGGCCGCGGCCCCGACTTCCAGCAGCTCGCGATACCGCTCGGCGATGGTCGGCAGGTCCGGTCGATCGCCGTCTTTGCCGTGGGCTCCGATCGGTGGGGCCGCGATCCGCTTGCCGCCGATTTCCACCAGCATTGCCATGTCGCGCCGCGCGGTCTCCAGCCCCTCGGCTCGCTGCCTGTCGTCGTTGACAATCCATTTGGCAAACCCGATCGCACTTTCCACCGTAATGCCACTATCGTCCAACTGTTTGCGAAGATCGGCCAGTTTGCCACCGGATTCGACGTATTGTTGTAGGTCCCGCATCCATGGTTCGATGGCATCGTAACCCGCTTCGGCCGTGATTCGAATCTGTTCCGGAACGGATAACTTTTGCCCCCGCAGAGTGCTGGTGTTTAAACAGGTTCGCACGCGGCCCCGGCGCCCAAGCGTTGTAACGCCAGCCTCTGCGGCGAGCGCCGAGCGGCCGGGGGTGGTGGTGGCGGCGGTCATCCCGGCGAGGGCCGAAGCGGAAAGAAAATCACGTCGTTTCATGGCAACTTAGGTAATTAAAGCTTGGGTAAGAAAGGTCAGGCGGGGCGGAACGGCGGAGGGCGATTGACAAGTATATTCACGACTTTCCCCAATGGCACGACAATTGCCTTTACGTAGTGTACGCCCTCGCTGACTGTCAGTGGGGCAGGCCCCCTAAACCTTCGAAGCCAAAAACACCACCATGTTTTTTGACCCCATATATCTGCTGTTCGTCGGCCCCTTCTTTCTGCTGGGGCTGTATGCCCAGTGGAGAATCAAGTCGACGTTTACCGAAATGTCGAAAATTCCCGCCGAAATGTCGGGCGCCCAAGCCGCACGCGTGATGCTGGATTCGGCCGGCTTGCATTCGGTCCAAATCGAACCGATCGGCGGTCGGCTGTCAGACCACTACGACCCGCGCGGCAAAGTCTTGCGACTGAGTCCCGAAGTTTACGGTCAGCGTTCGATGGCGGCCGTGGGAGTGGCTTGTCATGAAGCCGGGCACGCCATGCAGGACGCCCAGCGCTACGCGCCGCTGGTAATTCGCAACGCTGCCGTCCCCACCGCGAATATCGGCTCCAACGTGGGGATCTGGATGTTCATCATTGGGATGTTTATGCAGCAACCGCTGCTACAGTGGCTGGGCATCATCGCCTTTGCCGCGGTGGTCTTTTTCCAGGTCATCAATCTGCCAGTCGAATTCGACGCCAGCGCCCGAGCCAAGCGGCAGTTGGTCGCCCAGGGCATCATTTCGGATTACGAGTCGCAGTATGTCAGCAAGGTCCTCAACGCGGCCGCGCTGACTTATGTGGCAGCGACCCTGCAAGCGATCGCCACGCTGGCGTACCTGATCTTCCGAGCTTCGGACCGGCGTTAACGACCGGTTTCTGCACAGCCTCCGGTTTTTGCTAAGCGTCCGGCCGGGTATCTTGGCGGGTTTTCAATCTCGAATTTTGCGTTTGATTTAAATTCGAAAATGGCAATCCGCATTCCCAGAGTCTGGACGTTAGATGGTAGAGAATATTCCGCTGCGAACCCATGTCGCCCACGGGTTGACGATCGAGGGGTATTCGCGAGCAGCGGTGCAAAGTTGTTGGCGGATTGCCGAGTTGAAGTTGGGTTTTGACCTGGGCGTCCAGCCCTGGGATTTCATGGGCACCTCCACTTGGTTTGTGTCCCACACCCACCTGGATCATATCGCCGCCCTGCCGGTGTACGTGTCGCGACGGCGGATGATGAAAATGGATCCGCCCACGATCTACATGCCCGAAGCGAACGTCGATGGCTGCCGACAACTGCTGCGGACATTCGGTCGCCTGGACCGCGGTTCGATGCCCTGTGAAATCATCGGCGTCAAAGCCGGCGATGAGATCGAGCTGAGCCGCGAGCTGGTGGTGAACGTATTGCGGACCTACCACACCGTGCCCTCGGTGGGCTACGTGGTTCACGAGCGACGCAAGAAGCTGAAACCGGAATACCGGGATCTGGAAGGTCCGCAGATTCGCGACTTGCGGCTGCAGGGCGTCGAGGTTTCGGCGGAAACCCGCATCCCCATCCTGGGCTACACCGGCGACACGTCTCCGCCAGGGTTGGATAAGAATCCGGTGTTCTACGACGTCCGCACGTTGATTACTGAAATGACGTTTTTGGCGCCCGATCATCGCAAGGAAAAAATCCACAAGCACGGACACATGCACCTGGACGACTTTATCAGCCGCCGCGACAAGTTCAAAAACGAACTGATCATCGCCGCGCACCAGAGCACCCGCTACACCGACCGGCAAGCGATGCACTTCATGCGGCAGGCGTGTCCGGACATGTTCGACGATCGGCTGATGTTATGGATGTAACCGTGGCGTCGACGACCTGTTGGGAACCGCCCACAGCGGCATACGTGCATGTTCCCTTTTGTCGTCATCGCTGTGGTTACTGTAATTTTTCGGTGGTCGCCGGCCGGGATGATTTGGCCGAAGCGTTCCTGCGGTCGCTGCAGTGGGAACTGAGCCAACTGGGTGAAGCCCGCGATATCGAAACCCTGTTCATCGGCGGCGGCACGCCCACTCACCTGCCGCCGGAGTGGCTCGAGCGGATGTTAACGCTGGTCGGGCAGTGGCTGCGACTGCCCCAGGACGGTGAGTTTTCGGTGGAAGCCAATCCGCGGGACATCGACCGCGAGCGACTGGACGTGTTGCGGGCCCACGGCGTCAATCGCATCAGTCTGGGCGTGCAGTCCTTCGATCAACGCAAACTGCAGGTCCTGCAACGCGATCATGATGAAGCCGTGGCGCGCGACGCGGTCACGCTGGCGGCCGAAGCGATCGGCAACGTGTCGATCGATTTGATTTTCGCCGCACCGGAAGAAACGCCCATAGGCTGGCAACAGGATTTGGATATCGCCTGCGGGTTGCCGATCACACACCTTTCGACCTACGCCCTGACGTACGAAAAGGGCACCCAGTTTTGGACCCGGCGATTCAAGTCCGATCTGCGGTCGGCCGACGAAGCGACCGAACTGGAGATGTATCATCGAGCGCGTCGCACGGCCGCGGCGGCGGGCCTACCGCAGTACGAAATCTCTAGCTTCGCCAGTCGTCCCAATCGTTGTAAGCATAATATTCACTACTGGCTGGGACGCGGTTGGTACGGATTTGGTCCCGGCGCCGCGGGGTTCGTCGATGGGCGGCGGAGGACCAATCATCGCAGTCCGACCACCTACATCCGCCGCAGCCTGGCCGGCCGCTCGCCCGTGCAAGAAGAAGACGCGATCACGCGGCAACAATGGGCTTTTGAGCGTGCGGCGTTTGGTGTGCGGATGATGGACGGCGTTGATTTAGCGGCCATCGCTCGCGATACCGGCGTGGCCATCGCCACCGTCCGCAAGCAAGAAATCGAGGATTGCCGGCGTTGGGGGCTGGTCGAACTGCGGCAGGACCGGCTGATATTGACCGAAAAAGGCATCGCCATGGCTGACACGGTTTCGGCTGCGTTACTGTAGAATAGAGGAATGTTTGACCTATTCTGATGCCGCATCTAGCATGACAGGTATGATACCTAAACCGAGGATTACGATGCCCCACCCAACTCCTGCTTCTGCAACTTTTCGAACTCGACCAAACGCTTGGATGCTGTTGGCAGCTGGACTGCTCACCTGCTTCAGCGCCGCCAACAGCTTTGCACAGCCCGGCGGACGTCCCGGCGCCAAACAGGAACGGCCCTTCGAAGTAGTGGCGATCGAAACACGTGACGGCGTGCGATTGCGAGCAGCCTTCTTTGCTTCGGACAAAGGCAAGGATGCGGTGCCGGTGATGATCATCCACGAATGGGGCGGTCAGGCCGGGCCTTATCTACCCCTCGGACTGGCGCTCAACAAAGCCGGCTGTGCCGTGTTGATCCCCGACCTCCGCGGACATGGCGGTAGCATGACCTACCCGGTGCCCGGCGGCGGAACCGAAGAATTTGACATCGGCGACATGGGCCCCGCACATGTCAAAGCGATGCTGACGCAAGACCTGGAATCGTGCAAAGCCTTTTTGAAAGAGAAGAACGACAAGGAAGAGCTGAACCTCAACGCCCTGACTTTGGTAGGCATCAAAGAAGGTTGTGTGTTGAGCATGGAATGGGCGGTCAGCGATTGGAACTTCCCCAGCATTGGTAGTCGCAAACAGGGGCAAGACGTTAAAGCCTTGGTGCTGATTTCGCCCGAAGAAATTCACAAAGGGTTCCGCGTGGAAAAGGCCTTTCGTGATCGCTTTGTCTGGCGTCTGCCTACGCTGATCGTGGCAGGTAAAGCATCCCCCGAAGCCGACGCGGCCAACAAGATTTACCGCCGCTTGGTGAAACTTCGCGCTCGTGTCAGCCGTGGCGACCCCGAAGGCCTGGAGCTGGAACTGGCTAACGCAAAGTTAAGCGGTGTGGCGTTGCTGAAAGCTGATCCGAGCGTGACGGGCAGCGTTGTCAAATTCGTCGAGGACGAAATCATCGCCAACATCCTGCAACATCGTTGGGTCTCCCGCAGCGAGTAGCACGGGGCCGTGTAAGCAACAGGGGCCCGTGCCCCAAACACCCGCCCCCGACCGGTGCTTGCGTTCATCAACGGATTGCCGTCCCGAGGGGACGTTCAGTCCGATATGGATGATCACATACGGTTCGAGAGGCGGGTATTTCCAGCGGGCGTGTTACCGTTCGCCCAACCGCCACGGTGGGCCGCGTCCCCACAGCAGACTCAGGATCACGCTGCCTGCCGTCCACAGGCATTCCGCCAGCGTCACCTCGGGCGTCAGGGCAGCCAGCAGCAGGCGAGCTAGTTTGTAAACCAGCATCGCCCGCCGCGCCGCTACCGTGGCCTGACTCCAGAGGCCTGAGACTTTTTTGGCGGACTGTTTCCGTTCAGGCTGCCCAGCCGTTCCAGCAGGGCTTCGTGGCGGACAGCCGCCGAACGCTCGTGCTGTTCGCGTTGCACGCGTTCACGCCGAGCGATCTCTTCGTCCTTCAGTTTGGCGAAGTAGCTTCGCACCAACATCGCGGTGCCCAGCGTCAGGCTGGCCAAAAACATCAAGCCGCCTTGGGTGTACAGCGCATTTTCGAAGCGTCCTTCCCACGATTCTTCGGTCGGCCAGTGCTGCATGATCTCACGCATCACCAAGTGTCCGTGGGACAGCAACATGGTGGCGACCATCGTCACCGCACACCACGCGATCGTTAGTAGTCGTTGTCGTGAATGCATGCCGGTTTCCCTCCTTTCGTGCTCACTGGCACCGAATACAAGAGACACCGGCGGGGGGCGGAGTTCACCGCCAATGCGGCGGAATATCGAAAAACAAGCTGCCTAGGGACGCTCGGGCGGGTCCGCTTCGCCGTCACGCCCCATGCTGACGCTACGCCTGTAGGCCTCCCTGTGCTACCATTCCAGTCCGATCGCAAACCGCTCACCGGAGAGAATTGATGCGCGTGCCTGCTATATTGAGTTGCCTGCTGACTGGGACCCTGTGGATGGCCACCGGCGGTCCACTGGCCGCTCAGCCCGCCGCCCCGCCAGCGGGCAGTTCCGCCGCTCGGGTGACCGCCGTGGCTGGACAGCCGTTTGGCGTCGCCCGAGTGGAATTGCCGATGTCGCTGACGGAATTTTTGGTCTCTGAGCGGAAGATCCACGTTACCGACGCGGCGGGCCGAGTCAGTTATCCGGTGTCGCAAGACGTGTTGCCCACGCCGCCCGACGAGGAAACGGTAGAGCCACCGACGCGGGGCCGGGGCCGTCGACGGTTGCTGCAGCGTTTCGAGTCCGCGTTGCGAAATCTGTCGACCGCGCCGCAGCAGCGTGCTACCGGTCGCGAAGTCTGGTTCCTGTTCCGCGGTGACGAACCGTTTTCGATTCAACTCAGCGGCGCCTCGAACCTGCGGCTGCAAGTCCAGCCCCAAGCCGACACCAACCGGCACGGCGATATGCTGACCAGCTGGTGGGCCGCGTATTCCAACGCCGCGGTCGAACGGATTGTGGCTGCCGACTATCCGCCGGTAATCGAAACCTACCTGATCTCGATGCTCAGCCGCCGCCTAAAGCTGCCTTACCCGCAAGCCGCCACGCAGCATTTGAGCGAGCGTGAGAACGAATTAAGTTCGACGCTGGAAATGATCGGCGGGTCAGAAAAATTGCGAGCCACCGTGCTGCAGTCCGCCGCCGCGCAGGTTCCCGGCGGGCGTCCGCTGGCCAGTTTGCCCGTACCGCCGCCGCCCCGCTGGCAGCAGGGACCTCAGATCGTGGTTCCCGACGGCATCATGATCGAAGAAACCGCACGTCACGTTCCGCCCGAATGCTTCTATCTGCGGTTCGGCTCCTTCAATAACTACCTCTGGTTCCGCGACCTGTCCCAGCTGTACGGCGGCGATATTACGGACATGATCAGCGTCCGCGGAGTCAACGATGGCGGCACGCAGCGAATTGAAGAACAGCTGTCGATGAAGCTGACCGATCTGTCGCGGTTGCTGGGCGCGACCGTGGTGGAGGACCAAGCGATCATCGGTACGGACTTGTTTCTTTCCGAAGGCGCTTCGCTGGGCGTGATCATCAAGTCAAAGAATCGGTTCCTGTTGGAAACCTCGATCCGCTCCGAACGAACGTCCCAACAGAAAGCCGTGCCCGACGCGACGCTGAAAGACGAACAGATCGCCGGTCGTACGGTCAGCCTGTTGTCCACGCCCGACAACCGCTTGCGATCGTTTTTGGCCATCGAGGGAGATTGGTTTTTTGTCACCAACAGCCGACGGCTGGTCGAACGGTTCTACGCCGTGGCCGATGGAGAAACCTCGCTGGGAGAAACTCTGGAATTCCAACTGGCTCGCCAGCTGATGCCGGTCGATCGCGAAGATACGTTGTTCGCTTATTTCTCTCCGGCCATGCTCCGCGGCATGGTCGGCCCCAAGTATCAAATCGAACTGCGACGGCGGCTGCATTCGCACGCGGATATTTCGTTGCTGCGACTGGCCCGGATGGCGGCCGCCGCTGAAAGTCAACCGCTCACGGCCATCGACCAACTGGTGTCCGCCGGCTATCTGCCGCTGGGCTTTGGCTTGCGTCCCGATGGTAGCGGTCCGCTGGTGATCAGCGACCCGGACAACGAGGGCGCCGAGATGATCGTCGATTCCCAGCGCGGGGCGCGGGGCAGTTTTCTGCCGATCGCCGATGTAGATCTAGTCAGTGTCACGCAAGAGGAAGCCGACTGGTATCAGCGACGCGCCGAATACTTCTCGGAGAACTGGCGGCAGATCGATCCGATCATGGTGGGGATCGGCCGCGACATGCGCCCCGACGGTGTCGAACAATTAAAAATCCACGCCGAAGTCGCTCCCCTGGTCGCCGAAAAATACGGCATGCTGGCTCAACAATTGGGCCCTCCCACCCAGGCGGCCATCCAGTTTGCGCCCGATGATATCGTGGCCGTCCAAGCGCACGTGGTGTCCGATCAGTTGGGCGGCACGATCCCACCGCATCACTTGTTCGCGGCGATCAAAGACGCTCGGCCTCCCGAACCGGAACAATTCAAGGGCGTGCTGCGAACCTACGTCGCGCTCCGTGCTCTACCCGGCTATTTGGGCGCCTGGCCGCAACCCGGATTGTTGGATCGCCTCCCTCTGGGACTGGGCCAAGGCGTCGACGTGGAACCCGGACTGACCCGTCTGTTGGGCGGCCTGTATCGCTTCCAGGGCGGCGACTTCAGCGTGCTGTCGTTCCAGCGGGAAACGTTAGCCGCCTCCTTGCCGGAAATCGCCGTCGCCGAAACCGACGATCAAGCTCAGGTGCGAATCCATGTAGGCAACCTGGTCGGCAGCCAGTTGGAAGGCTGGTGTAATGACCAATTGCATGCTCAAGCGGCGGAGCTATCGCAAGCCGGGGCGGAGTTCCTGAATCAGTTAAGTGAGCAATTAAAACTGCAAGAAGACGAAACCGATCAGGCCGCACAGTGGTTGTTGGCCGGCGACTTGGTCTGTCCGCTGGGAGGCGATTACGAGCGAATCGAGACGACGCGCGGTAAGCAATGGGTCAGTTCCCGCTGGGACGACACCACGGCGGCCCCCTTGGCAACCGCGCCGGCGGACTACAAAGCTCCGGTGCTGAAATGGTTTCGCGGTCTAGAGGCCAACCTGACTCAGTTTGAAGACCGTTTGGTGGTCGACGCCGTCATCGACACCCAACACGCTCGCCCCGGTCCTCCGCCCCCCCGCACCCAACCCCCAGCCAAAACCATCAAACGAGCCGATTTTTAACGGGACAACCTTCCGTAGCATGGGCCCCCGGCCTGGCCTGATAAAAATGATTGCGTGGTGGTTGTCTAGGCGGTTTAGAAACGTCTGGGCGACACGTGTCCCCCCTCCCCCAAAATGGTCGCGTCAGAGGTCTCCATCTCAATCGTTGTGACCGCGACCGTTTTGGGGGAGGGGGGACCGGAATTCGCTCGCGTACCCACGATAAAGCCAGATTGGTTCGGGGCGACCACGACAAAGGGTTACGGATTTTTACCAGGCCACCCCCGGCCCGTGCCGTCAATAAACCGGTCCTGGATGTCGAACGTAACCCGTCGTTCTCCACAGCCCTGCGAGAATGCAAATTGCAAATTGCAAATTGCAACGTGCAAATTGCTAGGAAGTCACAGCCCTTTTGCACTTTTCATTGCCCAATTTAACTTCTGCAATTCCTTCCCCCCGCGAGCCAATTTCGGGACCGGTGCCCCCCTGCAAGTTCCCCAGTCAACTAGCCGGCAGGCATTCTCGGCCGCACGGGCCAGGGGCCCATGCTACTGACGTTCGGCCGGCAAATCTATCTTCCCTTAATGGCCACGGAATTGGTATTCAGGCGGCACACTAGAAGGATTCCGCGGCGTTGGCTGCGGTTGAAATGGTTTACCTGGGGAAGGATCCCGTAAATGCCCGGCACCGTGGACGCTACGAACACCTCTGATATCTCAACCACCGATTCAGGCGCGAACTCCGATTCGGCGGCTTTCGATCTGATGGCCGAACTGAACAACCTGCGGCAGTTGGACGCCGATCAGATCCATACCGCGGTAACCCAGTACGTGCTGCCCGCGCTGGCTGCCTTGGCGGTCATCTTGGTGGGCTACTTTGTCGCCAAATTCCTGTCTCGCATCGTTAGTGCTCCGGTCATTAAACGCGTGGACGAAACACTGGGAAAGTTCGTCGGCAAGTTTACGTTCTATGGCATCTTGGCCGGCATCTCCCTGGCGACGCTCTCCAAAATCGGAGCTCCCGTGGGTGGCTTGGCAGCCTTGGTAGCCGCGACTGGCTTCGCCGTGGGCTTGGCCTTTCAGGGGACGCTGAGCAACTTTGCATCGGGAGTGCTATTGCTGGTCTTTCGCCCCTTTAAAGTCGGCGACGTGGTCAACGCCGGAGGCATCATGGGCAAAGTAAACGAGATCGACCTGTTCACCGTGACCCTCGACACACCGGACAATCGCCGCATCATCGTTCCCAACAGTTCGATCTCCGGCGGCACCATCGAAAACATTTCGTTTCACAAACATCGTCGGGTCGAAGTCCTGGTGGGCGTGGAGTATGCGGCCAGCATCGACGAGACGCGGCGGGTGCTGACCGAAGCCGCCGAAGCGATGCGTCCCCATTTGGTCGACGGCCCGTCACGAGGCTACGCGGTGATCCTGGACAATCTGGGAGCCAGCAGTGTGGACTGGAAGGTCCGCTTCTGGGCTCACAGCAGCGAATTCTTCGACGTCAAAGAACAGCTGACCGGGCAGATCAAGCAGCGGCTCGATCAAGCCGAAATTGGAATTCCGTTTCCGCAGATGGACGTGCACGTCACGGGCATGGACGCGGCGGCCACTCCGCAGCGGATCAAGCCGCGCCCCCGAGCCGGCCGGCAGGTGGCGTAGGGGATTTGAGACTTGAGACTCGAGACTCCGTCCCTCTGGTCCTTTCTTCCCTCTGGTCCCTTCCTGCCTCCTCTACCAATTTTGCGGCTTACTGAACACGGGCTAACTTTACGGGCCCGCCCTGGGCGATTAGGTAAAGCGTGACCGTTGTGGCAGTCCAGTACCGCTGGCAGAAATTCCCGTGGTTGGTTTTTTGCTTCCCTCGTGGTCACGATGCGCAACAATGGTAATAGCCCCCCGTTGTGCTTTTCCTTCCCTCTCATCCCACGAGACGCGTGATGATCGTTCGTCGCCTAGGCCCACTGCAAATGGTGGCCCTCGCAAGCCTCTTGTCCGCGACGCTAGGTCTGCCCGCCTACGCACAACCGCCGGTCTTCGGACAGGTACCGGCTGCGGATCAAAGCGCCGCACCGGCTCAATCCGAGGCCGCTCGGCGACAACAGGCTGAACGGGAACGCTTGTATGAAGAGCTGGCCGGCGAAGTGGCGGCGATCGAGCGGATGGGGAATCTGGTCAAACGCGTGGCGCGACTGGTTCGGCCCAACGTGGTCCACATCGAAGCCCACAAGACCGAACAGACGCGGGGCCGTCAGGAGTCTTTCGAGGAAGCGGGTTCGGGCGTCATCGTTTCCGTCGACCAGCGACTGTGGGTGCTAACCAACCGCCACGTCATCAACGGCGCCGGTCCGGCTCAGATCGCGCTGCGGTTGAGCGATGGGCGTGAGATCCGTCCGATGCAAATCATTTCCGACCCCAACACAGACATCGCGGTGATCCAAGTCCGCGACGATAACCTGTCCCCAGCCCGCTTGGGCGACAGCAGTCGCGCCGAAATCGGGGACTTTGTGCTGGCCATCGGCAGCCCCTTTGGGCTCAGCCATTCCGTCACCTTCGGGATCCTCAGCGCCAAAGGCCGCCGCGACCTGTCGCTGGGTGATGAAAAGATCGAGCTGCAGGACTTCTTCCAGACCGACGCCGCCATCAACCCTGGCAACAGTGGAGGCCCGCTGCTGAATCTGCGGGGGGAAGTCGTGGCCCTGAACACAGCCATCGCCAGCAGCAGCGGTGGCAGCGAAGGCATCGGTTTTGCCATCCCGATCAACATGGCCATGCACGTCGCCAAGCAACTGGTCCGTCATGGTCGCCTGCAACGGGCGTACCTGGGCGTCACGTTGGACCCCGACTATTCGGCCGCTGACGCACTCCGCGACGGTATCGGGGCGCCCGGCGGGGCGCTGGTCAAAGCCATCCGCCCAGGGTCGCCGGCCGAAGCCGCCAAGATTCGTCGCGGCGATGTGATCGTGAACTTTAATGGCCTGCCCGTGGACAACGACGACCACCTGGTGGCTCAGGTCGGCTTGACGCCGGTAGGAACCGAAGTCCCCGTGGTCATCTTCCGCGAAGGCCACCAGTACCAAACCAAAGTCACCGTCACGCAACTGCCCCAGCCGTAGCGAACGAACGCTCCGTAGCTACGCTCGCCAGAGCGTGGGGACCGGCGCCGGGCGCACGACAGGGCACCCACCGCGAACGCGACGGTAGCTACGGTCCGACCACCGTCTGGCGACGGTAGCTACGGCGGCTCCGCTTAGGCGTTGGCCATGCGGCGGCCGCTGCGGCGGCGCTCGTTTTCTTTCAAGCGGATTTTGCGAAGACGAATCTTCGTGGGCGTGATCTCGACCAACTCGTCGTCTTCGATGTATTCCAGTGCCGCTTCCAGCGACAAGTCGCGTGGCGGCTTGAGGATCACGTTTTCGTCGCTGCCGCTGGCACGCATGTTGGTCAGTTTCTTCTCGCGGCAAGGATTGACCGTCATGTCGTTGTCCCGCGCGTTTTCACCAACGATCATGCCTTCGTAAATCTCTTCGCCTGGACCCACGAAGAAGTCGCTGCGTTCCTGCAACGCGAACAACGCAAAGGGCATGGCCTTGCCGGACACCATCGAGACCAGCACGCCATTGCTGCGACGCGGCACATCGCCTTCGACGGGCTGGTAGCTGTGGAAGCGGTTGTGGATGATCGCGGTGCCGCGGGTCATGTTTAACAACCGGGTTCGCAAACCAATCAGACCGCGAGCGGGAATCAAAAACCGCAGCAGACTGTAGTCACCACGCTGCTGCATTTCTTCTAATTGCCCGCGGCGCAAACCCACCAGCTCCATCACCGGACCCATATTGTCGGTGGGAACTTCGACGTTCAGAACTTCGAAGGGTTCATGCGTTTTGCCGCCGACGTCTTTGAAGATCACGCGCGGCTTGCCTACGCTCAGCTCAAAACCTTCGCGACGCATGGTCTCAATCAGAATCGCCAAGTGCAACACGCCACGGCCGCGGACGGCGTACGCTTCGGTGCCCTCGACCATTTCGACTCGCAGCGCAACGTTGCGTTCCAATTCCTTCATCAGCCGACCTTTCAGCTGACGCGTGGTCACGTATTTACCTTCGCGGCCAACCAGCGGCGAGGAGTTGACGCTGAACACCATTTCCAGCGTCGGCTCGTCGACTGTCAGCCGCGGCAGGGCGTTGGGGTTGTCGACCGCGGCGACCGTATCGCCGATCTCGACCTCGGCAAGTCCCTCGATGGCCACGATATCCCCGGCGGTGGCCTGGTCGGTGGCCGTGCGGCCGAGATTGTCGAAGGTGTATAAGCCGGCGATTTTAGTGGTTTCCGAACCGTTCGCCTGGTGCAGCTGGATCGTTTGGTTGGGTTCGATGGTGCCTGCCCGAATCCGACCCACGGCAATTCGACCAACGTATTCGGACCAGTCGAGCGTGGTCACCAACATTTGCAGCGGAGCATCGGGATCGACTTCGGGGCCCGGCAGAGTGTCGACCAACAGGTCCAGCAGAGGCCGCATGTCGGTTCCGGGCGTGGCCGGGTCGAGCGTGGCAAAGCCTTCTTTGGCGGAGGTGTAAACGTAGCGGACGTCGTCCAGCTGTTCTTCGCCGCCCAGGTCGGCCAGCAATTCCAGGGCCTCGTCCAGAGCTTCGGTGGGCCGTCCGTCGGGACGATCGACTTTGTTGACCACCACAATCGGTTTGATGCCGGCCTCCAAGGCTTTTTCGAGCACAAACCGGGTCTGGGGCATCGGGCCTTCGGCGGCATCGACCAGCACCAGGGCCCCGTCGGCCATCTGCACGACCCGCTCGACCTCGCCGCCAAAATCGGCGTGACCAGGGGTGTCGATGATATTAATTTTGACCCCGCGATACGGCAGGGCGATGTTTTTGGAAAGGATCGTGATCCCGCGTTCGCGTTCCAGGTCGTTCGAATCCAAGATCCGCTCGCCCTTCAGCTGGGTATCACGAAACTGCCCACTCTGCCGCAGCAGACAGTCGACCAGGGTGGTTTTGCCGTGGTCGACGTGGGCAATGATGACGATGTTTCGAATGTCGTCGCGACGCATACTTAGTGCTACTTCAGAAATGGAGGGTTCTGGATTCGGTGGCGAATCCGGGTTGCCTGTTCAGCAGCACGCTCGCTCCGGAGAAACGTTTTAGTTTTAATCGAGAGTTTGCGATCAGTGCTGGTGATGGGTGATCTCGGCCTTGGCCGTTTCGTCGCCGGCTTCGGCTACGATTTCCACCTTCACGCCCGCATCATGATCCGCGGTCATCTTTACAT from Roseimaritima ulvae includes these protein-coding regions:
- a CDS encoding S1C family serine protease, translating into MIVRRLGPLQMVALASLLSATLGLPAYAQPPVFGQVPAADQSAAPAQSEAARRQQAERERLYEELAGEVAAIERMGNLVKRVARLVRPNVVHIEAHKTEQTRGRQESFEEAGSGVIVSVDQRLWVLTNRHVINGAGPAQIALRLSDGREIRPMQIISDPNTDIAVIQVRDDNLSPARLGDSSRAEIGDFVLAIGSPFGLSHSVTFGILSAKGRRDLSLGDEKIELQDFFQTDAAINPGNSGGPLLNLRGEVVALNTAIASSSGGSEGIGFAIPINMAMHVAKQLVRHGRLQRAYLGVTLDPDYSAADALRDGIGAPGGALVKAIRPGSPAEAAKIRRGDVIVNFNGLPVDNDDHLVAQVGLTPVGTEVPVVIFREGHQYQTKVTVTQLPQP
- the typA gene encoding translational GTPase TypA, whose amino-acid sequence is MRRDDIRNIVIIAHVDHGKTTLVDCLLRQSGQFRDTQLKGERILDSNDLERERGITILSKNIALPYRGVKINIIDTPGHADFGGEVERVVQMADGALVLVDAAEGPMPQTRFVLEKALEAGIKPIVVVNKVDRPDGRPTEALDEALELLADLGGEEQLDDVRYVYTSAKEGFATLDPATPGTDMRPLLDLLVDTLPGPEVDPDAPLQMLVTTLDWSEYVGRIAVGRIRAGTIEPNQTIQLHQANGSETTKIAGLYTFDNLGRTATDQATAGDIVAIEGLAEVEIGDTVAAVDNPNALPRLTVDEPTLEMVFSVNSSPLVGREGKYVTTRQLKGRLMKELERNVALRVEMVEGTEAYAVRGRGVLHLAILIETMRREGFELSVGKPRVIFKDVGGKTHEPFEVLNVEVPTDNMGPVMELVGLRRGQLEEMQQRGDYSLLRFLIPARGLIGLRTRLLNMTRGTAIIHNRFHSYQPVEGDVPRRSNGVLVSMVSGKAMPFALFALQERSDFFVGPGEEIYEGMIVGENARDNDMTVNPCREKKLTNMRASGSDENVILKPPRDLSLEAALEYIEDDELVEITPTKIRLRKIRLKENERRRSGRRMANA